The Porites lutea chromosome 11, jaPorLute2.1, whole genome shotgun sequence genome includes a region encoding these proteins:
- the LOC140952453 gene encoding uncharacterized protein, protein MASWNPFGQSYSIFPHQTASNDDDGDSWKIELPGGGFIQKPGSELNPFTDEPQMANEDFESPEEREALMVELDELLEERATKEKTLRELQDKEVTLRRDLNDLNRELDLQSTELHTLMETVCAKRTAMEKRVREKQKRVEELREEYSVVVRDERRNASYRIIANESRFLKRRISQQKEVRNSLRKQVDEIRDHKKMVKIRCKMMVSEERALWMSISERVKRMAENGHPLDVGNTMASSTSTKNKKSNEGSSSNTSNLQGANKEDTVGDASTGDETKTSSNTSSQSAATCVEITKHEARSCSEIKAEISPTKAEQSAQTNSSPSARDQTNPKGSVKEELDDTKLRGKYGIVFTVIQLVLYFLE, encoded by the exons ATGGCATCGTGGAACCCTTTTGGCCAAAGCTACAGTATCTTTCCCCATCAGACTG CttctaatgatgatgatggcgatTCTTGGAAGATTGAGTTGCCCGGCGGAGGATTTATTCAGAAACCTGGGAGCGAGTTAAATCCATTTACTGATGAGCCCCAAATGGCGAATGAGGACTTTGAGTCACCCGAG GAAAGAGAGGCTCTAATGGTAGAGCTGGACGAACTGTTGGAAGAGCGAGCAACGAAGGAGAAAACCCTTCGCGAACTGCAGGACAAAGAAGTTACCTTAAGAAGAGACCTTAACGATTTAAACAGAGAACTGGACTTACAATCTACAGAGCTCCACACACTCATGGAAACCGTGTGCGCGAAAAGAACTGCGATGGAAAAGAGAGTTAGAGAAAAGCAAAAACGCGTGGAAGAGCTCCGAGAAGAATACTCCGTTGTGGTGAGAGATGAACGGCGAAATGCCAGCTACAGGATAATAGCAAATGAGAGCCGCTTCCTGAAAAGGAGAATTTCCCAGCAGAAAGAAGTGAGGAATTCTCTTCGAAAGCAGGTGGACGAAATTCGCGATCATAAGAAAATGGTGAAGATAAGATGCAAAATGATGGTTAGCGAAGAGCGGGCATTGTGGATGAGCATCAGCGAGAGAGTGAAGAGGATGGCTGAAAATGGTCACCCACTTGACGTTGGAAACACTATG GCTAGCAGTACCAGCACtaagaataaaaaatcaaaCGAGGGGAGTTCTTCCAACACCTCGAACCTCCAGGGAGCCAACAAAGAGGATACTGTAGGTGATGCAAGTACAG GAGATGAAACCAAGACATCTAGCAACACTAGTTCCCAATCCGCAGCAACTTGCGTGGAAATAACCAAACATGAA gCCAGAAGCTGTTCCGAAATTAAAGCAGAAATTTCTCCTACAAAAGCTGAGCAGTCCGCACAGACGAATTCTTCACCAAGTGCTAGAGATCAGACAAATCCTAAAGGAAGCGTCAAAGAAGAACTTGATGATACTAAACTTAGAGGCAAATATGGTATTGTTTTTACTGTGATTCAGTTAGTAttgtatttccttgaataa
- the LOC140951740 gene encoding uncharacterized protein has protein sequence MPSARQRASANAPDTSTVSLNEKILKECHDLYIEKEKGLITIASGLGLNLLAPRKKITILLLGNHSAGKSSFINWYVEEHVQKTGVAIETQGFTFVTSGKKRESLTGNATLHLYPHFKSLQDLKGVVDYLTTEISTSKQKKFSLVTFVDTPGLVDGDMKYAFDVDDSILWLGNLADLIFVFFDPIGQALCKRTLNLVEKLNERHADRIRFFLSKADSAGHESDRQKVLMQITQELCKRPGLNKAGFEMPTIFIPTLLDKPARCANQIEEVCKEIEKTINQTIQNTLNTLEKDCEKIADLVDEKLKNDSEACSHNLRARIRGLFFGFLGILLPFVLLVNFLASSSAKGTLDNFVGKNVSEKLHVYTAPVEKMWMSIPTQYHNHALIGMLVFSFVLLIVAKLFSRLRPTLTRKQKKLLLEQRSYVQGYVKGHKERLYREYLQQSVGSHDFDSVKF, from the exons ATGCCTTCCGCTCGACAGAGGGCATCAGCTAATGCCCCCGACACATCAACAGTGTCCTTGAATGAGAAAATTCTCAAGGAATGCCACGATTTATATATAGAGAAGGAGAAAG GTCTTATCACTATTGCAAGTGGTCTGGGATTAAATTTACTTGCTCCAAGAAAAAAGATCACAATTTTACTACTTGGAAACCATTCTGCAGGGAAAAGTTCATTTATAAACTG GTATGTGGAAGAACATGTGCAGAAGACTGGGGTTGCCATTGAAACTCAAGGATTTACTTTTGTCACCAGTGGAAAGAAGCGAGAATCTTTGACG GGAAATGCTACATTACATCTTTACCCGCATTTCAAATCATTACAAGATCTCAAAG GTGTTGTTGACTACTTGACAACTGAAATTTCAACatcaaagcaaaaaaagttCAGTTTGGTGACATTTGTTGACACGCCGGGGCTTGTTGATGGAGATATGAAATATGCATTTGATGTGGATGATTCTATTCTTTGGTTGG GTAATCTGGCTGATCttatctttgtcttctttgATCCTATTGGACAAGCACTGTGTAAACGGACTCTAAATTTAGTTG AGAAACTAAATGAGAGACACGCTGACCGAATCAGGTTTTTTCTGAGCAAAGCTGATTCAGCAGGGCATGAAAGTGACAGACAG AAAGTTTTGATGCAGATAACCCAGGAACTCTGTAAAAGACCAGGACTCAATAAAGCAGGATTTGAAATGCCAACTATTTTTATTCCAACACTGCTGGACAAG CCTGCAAGATGTGCTAATCAAATTGAAGAGGTGTGCAAGGAGATTGAGAAAACAATTAACCAGACAATACAAAATACTCTTAACACGCTTGAAAAGGACTGTGAGAAAATTGCTGACTTGGTGGATGAAAAGCTAAAGAATGATTC agaggCATGTTCACATAATCTGCGTGCAAGAATCAGAGGCCTGTTTTTTGGTTTCTTGGGTATCCTTCTTCCTTTTGTCTTGTTGGTCAACTTTCTTGCCAGCAGCAGTGCTAAAGGAACCTTGGACAATTTTGTTGGGAAAAATGTTTCAGAAAAACTCCATGTTTATACG GCGCCTGTTGAGAAGATGTGGATGTCTATTCCTACACAGTACCATAACCACGCCCTTATTGGAATGCTAGTGTTTTCCTTTGTACTTTTAATTGTTGCAAAACTATTCTCAAG ATTAAGACCCACTCTgacaagaaaacagaaaaaacttcTTTTAGAACAGAGATCGTACGTTCAAGGATACGTTAAGGGACACAAG GAGCGACTTTACCGGGAATATCTCCAGCAAAGTGTTGGATCACATGACTTTGACAGCGTCAAGTTCTGA